The genomic window CCGTGAACGCGCTGCTGGGCAGCCGGTCGCCGAGCGACGTGGTCGCCGGCCTCGAACTGCTTGACCGCTTCGCCCACCGTCAGCAGCAGCAGGTGCGCAACGTCGTCGTACTCCGCGACCAGCTGGCCGCCAAGAAGAAGCCGCTGGACGAGATGGTCGCCCAGCTGACCCGGACCGAGGCCCAGCTCGCGGCGAAGAAGAAGCAGATCAACGCCGAGATCGCCCGCCTCGACAAGCTCCGGCTGAAGGTCTACGGCAGCGGCGGCGGCGGTCCGCTGCGGCCCGCGCCCTGTCCGTCCGGCTATCCGGGCGGCCCCGCCGGAATCGCGGTCAAGTTCGCCTGCGCCCAGATCGGCAAGATCTACGTCTGGGGCGCCGCCGGCCCGGACCACTACGACTGCTCCGGCCTGACCATGGCCGCCTGGGCCAAGGCCGGCGTCTCGCTGCCGCACAACGCCCGCCAGCAGCACGACGTCACCCGCCGGGTGAGCCGGAGCGAGCTGCGCGCCGGGGACCTCGTCTTCTACTACAGCGACCTGCACCACGTCGCCATGTACGTCGGCGGCGGCTGGGTGGTGCACGCCTCCCAGTCCGGCAAGCCGATCACGATGAAACGCGTCGACGACGGCCAGATCAACAGCTACGGCCGACCGGGCTGATCCACCGGAAGGGGCTCCCGCGTGGCGGGGGCCCCCTTCCGCCGTCAGCGGATCGGCCAGGTGCGCCAGAGATGCCATGCGGGCTTGGCTGTCACTGGTGGCGGTGGTCATCGTGCCTCTCACCTGCGGCGGGAGTGGTGAGGCGTGGGGGACATCGGTGGCCGGTCGCGAACCTGTGACGGCCTGGAGACGGCCTGGCGGTCGCGGAAACCGAACGCCAGGCCTGCTCCGCTGACCGGAATCGAAGCGCACTGTCAGCTTGGGCAAGATCGGCTCGAAGGGTCGCGTTCCGCCTGTTCGTCGCGCTCTCAGGTGGTGGGGTTGACTGTGGCGTGTCGACGTAGAAGCCGGCGCGCAGTCGCACGAGATAACCCCGGCGACGTCGGTGGTCATTTCCGCAATGATGGCCGACATGGACGTAGACGAGGTCGAGGTTGTCGTCGCCCATAACGAGCGCGCGACCCTGCGCGTCGGCGACGTGTTCGTGAAGATCGACGCTGATCAGACCCGCACCGACGTCGAGGTCGAGGCGATGGCGATGGCGCCGGTCCCAACCCCGGAGATCCTGTGGCGGAAGCCGCCCGTACTCGCGCTCGCCGCTCTCCCGGGGACGGCACTCGGCCACCTCGGCGAGCCATCTACCGCTTCGTCGGCCGCGTGGGCCGCGGCGGGTGCCGCCGCCCGGATGCTGCACGACGCGCCGCTGCCGCCATGGCCCGGTCGGAGCCTCGACGAGCTCGCATCGCGCCTCGCCGATGAGTGCGAGTGGCTCGTCGCCAACGA from Micromonospora kangleipakensis includes these protein-coding regions:
- a CDS encoding phosphotransferase family protein, with amino-acid sequence MDVDEVEVVVAHNERATLRVGDVFVKIDADQTRTDVEVEAMAMAPVPTPEILWRKPPVLALAALPGTALGHLGEPSTASSAAWAAAGAAARMLHDAPLPPWPGRSLDELASRLADECEWLVANDVLPADVVTRNRRLAETALRPWTPVFIHGDLQVDHVFVAGDEVTGVVDWSEASQGDALFDLAVLTLGHKEHLGDVVAGYGTDVDRDLIRAWWSLRCLTNVRWLAEHGYGSPDEFPEVAVLRSRP
- a CDS encoding NlpC/P60 family protein; translated protein: MTAAPRPRWSRFTTALAALAGTAVILTGGATAAHAEPTVAEIERQIDQDWNKLEPIIEQHNATRQDLAVKRKQAAALAKQITPLQLQVDLAMGQVGGLAADAYKGDNLSTVNALLGSRSPSDVVAGLELLDRFAHRQQQQVRNVVVLRDQLAAKKKPLDEMVAQLTRTEAQLAAKKKQINAEIARLDKLRLKVYGSGGGGPLRPAPCPSGYPGGPAGIAVKFACAQIGKIYVWGAAGPDHYDCSGLTMAAWAKAGVSLPHNARQQHDVTRRVSRSELRAGDLVFYYSDLHHVAMYVGGGWVVHASQSGKPITMKRVDDGQINSYGRPG